One Streptomyces sp. V4I8 genomic window carries:
- a CDS encoding response regulator: protein MTIRVLLADDQALLRSAFRVLVDSEPDMEVVGEASDGAEAVRLAKDERADVVLMDIRMPGTDGLAATRMISADPALAHVRVVILTTFEVDDYVVQSLRAGASGFLGKGSEPDELLSAIRVAAGGEALLSPAATKGLIARFLAQGDADDDRDPARAERLDALTGREREVLVQVAGGHSNDEIAERLEVSPLTVKTHVNRAMSKLGARDRAQLVVIAYESGLVRPRVE, encoded by the coding sequence ATGACGATCCGCGTCCTGCTCGCCGACGACCAGGCCCTCCTCCGCAGCGCCTTCCGCGTGCTGGTCGACTCCGAGCCCGACATGGAGGTCGTCGGTGAGGCCTCCGACGGGGCCGAGGCGGTGCGGCTGGCCAAGGACGAGCGGGCGGACGTCGTGCTGATGGACATCCGGATGCCCGGCACCGACGGCCTCGCCGCCACCCGCATGATCAGTGCCGACCCGGCCCTGGCCCACGTCCGCGTCGTCATCCTGACCACGTTCGAGGTCGACGACTACGTCGTGCAGTCGCTGCGGGCCGGTGCCTCGGGCTTCCTCGGCAAGGGCTCAGAACCCGACGAACTGCTCAGCGCCATCCGTGTCGCGGCCGGCGGCGAGGCCCTGCTCTCCCCGGCCGCCACCAAGGGCCTGATCGCCCGCTTCCTCGCCCAGGGCGACGCGGACGACGACCGCGACCCCGCCCGCGCCGAGCGGCTCGACGCGCTCACCGGCCGGGAGCGCGAGGTCCTGGTCCAGGTCGCCGGCGGGCACTCCAACGACGAGATCGCCGAGCGGCTGGAAGTCAGCCCGCTGACCGTGAAGACGCACGTCAACCGGGCCATGTCCAAGCTGGGTGCCCGCGACCGGGCCCAGCTCGTGGTGATTGCGTACGAGTCCGGGCTGGTACGTCCAAGGGTGGAGTGA
- a CDS encoding sensor histidine kinase gives MSTLERVRRHLKAHPMALDAALAVGVLACMVAGSFVDPHGKNEVTWALRTPDALSLLLITLGAAALVFRRRAPMTVLALTGTASVVESVTGDPRAPVAMSAVIALYTVASTTDRPTTWRVGLLTMTVLTGSAMLAGPLPWYAQENLAIFAWTGIGATAGDAVRSRRAFVAAIRERAERAERTREEEARRRVAEERLRIARDLHDVVAHHIALVNVQAGVASHVMDKRPDQAKEALAHVREASRSALNELRATVGLLRQSGDPEAPTEPAPGLDRLDELAGTFRSAGLQVEVARADQGTTLPAAVDLAAYRVIQEALTNVQKHAGPEAKAEVSVVRVGPNVEITVLDDGAGDDETVEGGGHGLLGMRERVTALRGTLTTGPRYGGGFRVHAILPLKSRTRAAEDAV, from the coding sequence GTGAGCACCCTCGAACGAGTCCGACGGCACCTCAAGGCGCACCCCATGGCGCTGGACGCGGCGCTCGCGGTCGGCGTCCTCGCCTGCATGGTCGCCGGCTCGTTCGTGGACCCGCACGGGAAGAACGAGGTCACCTGGGCGCTGCGCACCCCGGACGCGCTCAGCCTCCTGCTCATCACCCTCGGCGCCGCGGCCCTGGTCTTCCGCCGCCGCGCCCCCATGACGGTCCTCGCCCTCACGGGCACCGCCTCCGTCGTCGAGTCCGTCACCGGCGACCCCCGCGCCCCCGTCGCCATGTCCGCGGTCATCGCGCTCTACACCGTCGCCTCGACCACCGACCGCCCCACCACCTGGCGCGTCGGCCTGCTCACCATGACCGTCCTGACCGGATCCGCGATGCTCGCCGGCCCCCTGCCCTGGTACGCGCAGGAGAACCTCGCCATCTTCGCCTGGACCGGTATCGGTGCCACCGCCGGCGACGCCGTCCGCAGCCGCCGCGCCTTCGTCGCCGCCATCCGCGAGCGCGCCGAACGCGCGGAGCGCACCCGCGAGGAGGAGGCCCGCCGCCGCGTCGCCGAGGAGCGGCTCCGGATCGCCCGGGACCTGCACGACGTGGTCGCCCACCACATCGCCCTCGTCAACGTCCAGGCCGGCGTCGCCTCCCACGTCATGGACAAGCGGCCCGACCAGGCCAAGGAGGCCCTGGCGCACGTACGCGAGGCCAGCCGGTCCGCGCTCAACGAACTCCGCGCGACCGTGGGCCTGCTCCGGCAGTCCGGCGACCCCGAGGCGCCCACCGAGCCCGCCCCCGGCCTCGACCGCCTCGACGAACTCGCCGGCACCTTCCGCAGCGCGGGCCTCCAGGTGGAGGTGGCCCGCGCGGACCAGGGCACCACGCTCCCCGCCGCAGTCGACCTGGCCGCCTACCGGGTCATCCAGGAGGCGCTCACCAACGTGCAGAAGCACGCGGGCCCGGAAGCGAAAGCCGAGGTAAGCGTCGTTCGCGTGGGCCCGAACGTCGAGATCACCGTCCTCGACGACGGCGCCGGCGACGACGAGACCGTCGAGGGCGGCGGCCACGGACTGCTCGGCATGCGCGAGCGCGTCACCGCCCTGCGCGGCACCCTCACCACCGGCCCCCGCTACGGAGGCGGCTTCCGCGTCCATGCGATCCTGCCGCTCAAGAGCCGCACCCGCGCCGCGGAAGACGCCGTATGA
- a CDS encoding PspA/IM30 family protein, translated as MSGVMKRMGMIFRAKANKALDRAEDPRETLDYSYQKQLELLQKVRRGVADVATSRKRLELQLNQLQQQSSKLEDQGRKALALGREDLAREALSRRAALQQQVTDLETQHATLQGEEEKLTLAAQRLQAKVDAFRTKKETIKATYTAAQAQTRIGEAFSGISEEMGDVGLAIQRAEDKTAQLQARAGAIDELLASGALDDQSGMHKDDIQAELDRLSGGTDVELELQRMKAELAGGSSSQQAIEGGNGQSQSQQPQDTPRFDKQ; from the coding sequence ATGAGCGGTGTCATGAAGCGTATGGGGATGATCTTCCGCGCGAAGGCGAACAAGGCCCTTGACCGGGCCGAGGACCCGCGCGAGACCCTCGATTACTCGTACCAGAAGCAGCTGGAGCTGCTCCAGAAGGTCCGCCGCGGCGTCGCCGACGTGGCCACGTCGCGCAAGCGCCTGGAACTCCAGCTCAACCAACTCCAGCAGCAGTCGTCGAAGCTGGAGGACCAGGGCCGCAAGGCGCTCGCGCTCGGCCGTGAGGACCTGGCCCGCGAGGCGCTGTCCCGCCGCGCCGCCCTCCAGCAGCAGGTGACGGACCTGGAGACGCAGCACGCGACCCTTCAGGGCGAGGAGGAGAAGCTCACCCTCGCGGCCCAGCGCCTGCAGGCGAAGGTCGACGCCTTCCGCACCAAGAAGGAGACGATCAAGGCCACGTACACGGCCGCCCAGGCGCAGACCCGGATCGGCGAGGCGTTCTCCGGCATCTCCGAGGAGATGGGCGACGTCGGCCTGGCGATCCAGCGCGCCGAGGACAAGACGGCACAGCTCCAGGCTCGCGCCGGCGCCATCGACGAACTCCTCGCCTCGGGCGCCCTGGACGACCAGTCCGGCATGCACAAGGACGACATCCAGGCCGAGCTGGACCGGCTCTCCGGTGGTACGGATGTAGAGCTGGAACTGCAGCGCATGAAGGCGGAGCTGGCAGGGGGCTCGTCCTCGCAGCAGGCCATCGAGGGCGGCAACGGCCAGTCCCAGTCCCAGCAGCCGCAGGACACCCCGCGCTTCGACAAGCAGTAG
- a CDS encoding DUF3043 domain-containing protein, whose product MFRSRAKEEKAQAADKALVTDSTQTRHPEAPKGRPTPKRSEAQTQRRSVANTPTSRKEAAKRQRDERRAALEKQRQALAGGDERYLPARDKGPVRKFARDFIDSRFNVAEFFLPMAVVILVLSMVQVGALQNIALLLWLVVIVLIVLDSVVTSVRLKKRLAERFPDDNRRGAVAYALMRSLQMRRLRLPKPQVKRGERP is encoded by the coding sequence GTGTTCCGTAGCCGTGCCAAGGAAGAGAAGGCCCAGGCCGCCGACAAGGCGCTGGTGACCGACTCCACTCAGACCCGCCACCCCGAGGCCCCGAAGGGCCGCCCCACGCCCAAGCGCAGTGAGGCCCAGACCCAGCGCCGCAGCGTGGCCAACACGCCGACGTCGCGCAAGGAGGCCGCCAAGCGGCAGCGCGACGAGCGCCGGGCCGCGCTGGAGAAGCAGCGCCAGGCGCTGGCCGGGGGTGACGAGCGGTATCTGCCGGCTCGTGACAAGGGTCCGGTCCGCAAGTTCGCGCGTGACTTCATCGACTCGCGCTTCAACGTCGCGGAGTTCTTCCTCCCGATGGCCGTGGTCATCCTCGTGCTGAGCATGGTCCAGGTGGGCGCGTTGCAGAACATCGCGCTGCTGCTGTGGCTGGTCGTGATCGTGCTGATCGTGCTCGACTCGGTGGTCACGAGCGTTCGCCTGAAGAAGCGGCTCGCCGAGCGCTTCCCGGACGACAACCGGCGCGGCGCTGTCGCCTACGCGCTGATGCGCTCGCTCCAGATGCGCCGGCTCCGGCTGCCCAAGCCGCAGGTCAAGCGCGGAGAGCGGCCCTGA
- a CDS encoding class I SAM-dependent methyltransferase: MARQLDEQIAGRFPVGQRLRVLDVGMGQGTQALRLARAGHQVTGVEQDPKMISVAREAVAAEPEGIRERMRIVQGDGRDTGVHFLPGSFDVVLCHGVLMYVEEPDPLLAGLARMLAPGGLLSLLVRNGDALAMRPGLSGDWAGALAAFDTTAYRNRLGLDVRADRMGALTATLAGIGAPLHAWYGVRVFTDTAPEGAEIPGDVEALLAVEERAGRTDPYRGVAALLHLCGVRG, translated from the coding sequence GTGGCCCGGCAGCTCGACGAGCAGATAGCCGGGCGGTTCCCCGTCGGGCAGCGGCTGCGCGTGCTCGACGTGGGGATGGGCCAGGGCACGCAGGCGCTGCGCCTGGCTCGGGCCGGGCACCAGGTGACCGGCGTGGAGCAGGACCCGAAGATGATCTCCGTCGCTCGTGAGGCCGTCGCCGCCGAGCCGGAGGGGATCCGTGAGCGGATGCGGATCGTCCAGGGCGACGGCCGGGACACCGGCGTGCACTTCCTGCCCGGCAGTTTCGATGTGGTGCTCTGCCATGGCGTGCTGATGTACGTCGAGGAGCCCGACCCGCTGCTGGCCGGACTGGCCCGGATGCTCGCTCCGGGGGGCCTGCTGTCCCTGCTTGTGCGGAACGGCGATGCCCTGGCCATGCGGCCGGGACTGTCCGGAGACTGGGCCGGGGCACTGGCGGCCTTCGACACCACCGCGTACCGCAATCGGCTGGGGCTCGACGTACGGGCCGACCGGATGGGCGCGCTGACGGCGACGCTCGCGGGTATCGGGGCGCCGCTGCACGCGTGGTACGGGGTGCGGGTCTTCACGGACACGGCCCCCGAGGGGGCGGAGATCCCGGGCGACGTGGAGGCTCTGCTGGCGGTCGAGGAGCGGGCCGGCCGGACGGATCCGTATCGCGGGGTGGCCGCGCTTCTGCATCTGTGCGGGGTGCGGGGCTGA
- a CDS encoding S1C family serine protease has translation MDAPALRARDLRAHPLRRLVPFAALCCALALLGGCSGSGSSREKDGPTTAQAAVPMAVDDLQDGYLKVIKDVLPSVVQIQARNDLGSGVVYDGQGHIVTNAHVVGDERTFRVTTANSEDELTARLVSSYPDQDLAVVKLERVPDGLKAATFGDSSKVEVGQIVLAMGSPLGLSSSVTQGIVSATGRTVTEGGGNGGTGATIVNMVQTSAAINPGNSGGALVNLDGKVIGIPTLAATDPGLGDSAAPGIGFAIPVSTVKSIADQIVEDGRVTDSGRAALGITGRTVVNDDYRAAGVAVVEVQAGGAADKAGLEPGDIITRLGDEDITTITSLAEALAADKPGERTTVTFTRGGGEKKVDVTLGEQ, from the coding sequence ATGGACGCCCCTGCCCTCCGCGCACGTGACCTCCGCGCGCACCCCCTCCGGCGGCTCGTTCCTTTCGCCGCCCTGTGCTGCGCCCTCGCACTGCTCGGCGGCTGCTCCGGTTCGGGCTCGTCCCGCGAGAAGGACGGGCCGACGACCGCGCAGGCGGCCGTCCCCATGGCCGTCGACGATCTGCAGGACGGCTATCTGAAGGTGATCAAGGACGTCCTGCCGTCGGTGGTGCAGATCCAGGCCAGGAACGACCTGGGATCGGGCGTGGTCTACGACGGTCAGGGGCACATCGTCACCAACGCGCATGTCGTCGGGGACGAGCGGACGTTCCGGGTGACGACCGCCAACAGCGAGGACGAACTCACCGCGCGGCTCGTCTCCTCGTACCCGGACCAGGACCTCGCCGTCGTGAAGCTGGAGCGGGTGCCGGACGGGCTGAAGGCGGCGACGTTCGGGGACTCCTCGAAGGTGGAGGTCGGGCAGATCGTGCTGGCGATGGGCTCACCGCTCGGGCTGTCGTCCAGCGTGACGCAGGGCATCGTCTCGGCGACCGGACGGACCGTCACCGAGGGCGGCGGCAACGGCGGTACGGGCGCGACGATCGTCAACATGGTGCAGACGTCGGCCGCCATCAACCCCGGCAACAGCGGTGGGGCCCTGGTGAATCTCGACGGCAAGGTCATCGGCATCCCGACCCTCGCCGCCACCGATCCCGGCCTCGGGGACAGCGCGGCACCCGGCATCGGTTTCGCGATCCCGGTGTCGACGGTGAAGTCGATCGCGGACCAGATCGTCGAGGACGGCAGGGTCACCGACTCGGGCCGGGCGGCGCTCGGCATCACCGGCCGTACGGTCGTGAACGACGACTACCGGGCCGCGGGCGTGGCCGTCGTCGAGGTCCAGGCGGGTGGGGCGGCCGACAAGGCCGGTCTGGAGCCCGGGGACATCATCACCCGGCTGGGTGACGAGGACATCACCACCATCACGTCCCTGGCCGAGGCGCTGGCCGCCGACAAGCCGGGTGAGCGGACGACGGTGACGTTCACCCGAGGCGGCGGTGAGAAGAAGGTGGATGTGACGCTGGGTGAGCAGTGA
- a CDS encoding bifunctional adenosylcobinamide kinase/adenosylcobinamide-phosphate guanylyltransferase, producing MELTLLGTGAPAGLPRPDCPCAACASALGGDARAATALLVDGALLLDLTPGAAFAAARAGRSLGNVRQVLLSHPHNGPAVEVPAGVPQPGRVPDGRELALLTGHRVRAVAMDSPGTGYAVTGPDGQRLLYLPPGGAPAGLEKGTVGMYDMVVADVVGRPDALAKLRAVGAVGPTTDVVAVHLDHDAPPGAELRRRLAAAGARAVPDGTTLVVGAYEDVPDVPRRTLVLGGARSGKSVEAERRLEAFPDVLYVATGGTRGGDNEWAARVALHRERRPGSWRTAETCDLLPLLAEGGAPLLIDCLSLWLTDAMDSVGAWDDAVWADGGERALRERVRELTEAVRATRRTVVAVSNEVGSGIVPATASGRRYRDELGRLNAAFASECEQVVLVVAGQALVLRG from the coding sequence GTGGAACTCACTCTCCTCGGTACCGGTGCCCCCGCGGGACTCCCCCGCCCCGACTGCCCGTGCGCGGCGTGTGCGAGTGCGCTCGGTGGTGATGCGCGGGCGGCGACCGCGCTGCTCGTGGACGGGGCGCTGCTGCTCGACCTGACGCCTGGGGCGGCGTTCGCGGCGGCTCGGGCGGGGCGTTCCCTGGGGAACGTACGGCAGGTACTGCTGTCGCATCCGCACAACGGGCCCGCCGTCGAGGTGCCGGCCGGGGTGCCGCAGCCCGGGCGGGTGCCGGACGGGCGGGAGTTGGCGCTGCTGACGGGGCATCGGGTGCGGGCGGTGGCGATGGACTCGCCGGGCACGGGGTACGCCGTCACCGGGCCGGACGGGCAACGGCTGCTGTATCTGCCGCCGGGGGGCGCGCCGGCCGGGCTGGAGAAGGGGACCGTCGGGATGTACGACATGGTGGTCGCCGATGTCGTGGGGCGGCCGGACGCGCTGGCCAAGCTGCGGGCGGTGGGGGCGGTGGGGCCGACCACGGATGTCGTCGCCGTACATCTGGATCACGACGCTCCGCCGGGCGCCGAGTTGCGGCGGCGGCTGGCCGCGGCGGGGGCGCGGGCGGTGCCGGACGGGACGACGCTGGTGGTGGGGGCGTACGAGGACGTGCCGGACGTGCCGCGCCGGACCCTGGTGCTGGGCGGGGCCCGGTCCGGGAAGTCGGTGGAGGCGGAGCGGCGGCTGGAGGCCTTTCCGGATGTGCTGTACGTGGCGACCGGGGGCACGCGGGGCGGCGACAACGAGTGGGCGGCGCGGGTGGCCCTGCACCGGGAGCGGCGGCCGGGGTCGTGGCGTACGGCCGAGACGTGCGACCTGCTGCCGCTGCTGGCCGAGGGTGGGGCGCCGTTGCTGATCGACTGTCTGTCGTTGTGGCTGACGGATGCGATGGACTCCGTCGGGGCATGGGACGACGCGGTGTGGGCGGATGGTGGGGAGCGTGCTCTGCGGGAGCGGGTGCGCGAGCTTACGGAGGCGGTGCGGGCGACTCGGCGGACTGTGGTTGCCGTGTCGAACGAGGTGGGGTCGGGGATTGTGCCGGCTACTGCTTCGGGGCGGCGGTATCGGGACGAGTTGGGGCGGCTGAATGCCGCGTTCGCCTCGGAGTGTGAGCAGGTGGTGCTGGTGGTGGCGGGGCAGGCACTCGTACTTCGTGGCTGA
- a CDS encoding methyltransferase domain-containing protein: MTATAPSERHRADCAFTLARCRDLRFVPRHLRLTRLPYRRLRAAARAVLPFPEPESWLDVGTGFARFPEAAKELFPYTAFDGLDLTHRVLDARVAERVEEAHVGHLTDPRITARLRARYDVVSMFRHLEHAPDPRAELRAALTVLRPGGLLLLELPNPRGVFAVLLGRLWIPHSRPGHLHLMPLDTLCDELELQGCTIISTDHHAPHIPYDIAATTSLALTRLLPPLLSRACAPLVAAAWALDHLLAPALRRTRLSNAYRVIARKEAPR, translated from the coding sequence ATGACCGCGACCGCACCCTCCGAACGACACCGCGCCGACTGCGCGTTCACCCTCGCCAGGTGCCGGGACCTGCGCTTCGTCCCCCGGCACCTACGCCTCACCCGGCTGCCGTACCGTCGGCTGAGAGCGGCGGCCCGCGCGGTGCTTCCGTTCCCCGAGCCGGAGAGCTGGCTGGACGTCGGCACGGGCTTCGCCCGCTTCCCGGAGGCGGCGAAGGAACTCTTCCCGTACACGGCGTTCGACGGCCTGGACCTGACCCACCGCGTCCTGGACGCCCGCGTGGCCGAACGGGTGGAGGAAGCCCACGTCGGCCACCTCACGGACCCCCGCATCACGGCCCGCCTGCGCGCCCGCTACGACGTCGTCAGCATGTTCCGCCACCTGGAACACGCCCCCGACCCCCGCGCCGAACTCCGCGCCGCCCTCACGGTCCTGCGCCCGGGCGGCCTCCTCCTCCTCGAACTCCCCAACCCACGCGGCGTGTTCGCCGTGCTGCTCGGCAGACTGTGGATCCCGCACAGCCGCCCGGGCCACCTGCACCTGATGCCCCTGGACACCCTCTGCGACGAACTGGAACTCCAGGGCTGCACGATCATCTCCACGGACCACCACGCCCCGCACATCCCGTACGACATCGCGGCCACCACCTCCCTGGCCCTGACCCGCCTCCTCCCCCCGCTCCTGTCCCGGGCCTGCGCACCCCTGGTAGCCGCGGCCTGGGCCCTGGACCACCTCTTGGCCCCGGCCCTGCGCCGCACCCGCCTCTCAAACGCGTACAGAGTCATCGCCCGCAAGGAAGCGCCCCGTTAG
- the cobT gene encoding nicotinate-nucleotide--dimethylbenzimidazole phosphoribosyltransferase encodes MSSLNLDDFTDLIERPDGGVRRDAEARRERQIVPPGALGRLDDLGEWLAAAQSAVPVRPIEQPRVVLFAGDHGVAELGVSAREAGSAAELVREILEGGRPVSVLARRLGVPVRVVDMALDCDPESLPEAVVRHRVRRGSGRIDVEDALTSEEAEAAFRAGVAVADEEADSGTDLVVLGDVSVGGTTAAGVLVAALCGTDASIVTGRGGLAIDDLVWMRKCAAIRDALRRARPVLGDQLQLLATVGGADLAAITGFLLQSAVRKMPVVLDGVVVAACALVGQRIAFRAPDWWLAAHNSGEPGQAKALDRMALEPLLDPGVKVGEGAGGLLALPMVQSAAALAAELPEKPEKPEEPEDSEDSETPGDGEPEPVAGPSETGPSESE; translated from the coding sequence ATGAGCTCGCTTAATCTCGACGACTTCACTGATCTGATCGAGCGCCCCGACGGAGGGGTACGCCGTGACGCAGAGGCGCGCCGTGAGCGTCAGATCGTGCCGCCCGGGGCGCTGGGCCGCCTCGACGACCTGGGTGAGTGGCTGGCTGCCGCGCAGTCCGCCGTGCCGGTGCGGCCGATCGAACAGCCGCGGGTGGTCCTGTTCGCCGGTGACCACGGTGTCGCCGAGCTGGGCGTATCGGCGCGGGAGGCGGGCAGCGCCGCGGAGTTGGTGCGGGAGATCCTTGAGGGCGGCCGGCCCGTCTCCGTCCTCGCGCGGCGGCTCGGGGTTCCCGTGCGGGTCGTCGACATGGCACTGGACTGCGACCCGGAGTCGCTGCCGGAGGCTGTCGTACGGCATCGGGTGCGGCGGGGCAGCGGCCGTATCGATGTCGAGGACGCGTTGACTTCGGAAGAGGCCGAGGCCGCCTTCCGGGCCGGCGTCGCGGTGGCCGACGAGGAGGCCGACTCCGGTACGGATCTGGTGGTGCTCGGCGATGTGAGCGTCGGCGGGACCACGGCGGCCGGGGTGCTGGTCGCCGCGCTGTGCGGAACCGACGCGTCGATCGTCACCGGGCGGGGCGGGCTGGCCATCGACGACCTGGTGTGGATGCGCAAGTGCGCGGCGATCCGGGACGCGCTGCGCCGGGCTCGGCCCGTGCTCGGGGATCAGCTGCAGCTGCTCGCGACGGTGGGCGGTGCGGACCTCGCCGCGATCACCGGCTTCCTGCTGCAGAGCGCGGTGCGGAAGATGCCGGTCGTGCTGGACGGCGTGGTCGTCGCCGCCTGTGCGCTGGTGGGCCAGCGGATCGCGTTCCGGGCACCGGACTGGTGGCTGGCCGCGCACAACAGCGGGGAGCCCGGGCAGGCGAAGGCCCTGGACCGTATGGCCCTGGAGCCCCTGCTCGACCCGGGCGTGAAGGTCGGCGAGGGCGCCGGAGGCCTGCTGGCCCTGCCGATGGTCCAGTCCGCCGCCGCGCTGGCCGCGGAACTGCCCGAGAAGCCGGAGAAGCCCGAGGAGCCGGAGGACTCGGAGGACTCGGAGACGCCGGGTGACGGGGAGCCGGAGCCGGTGGCGGGACCGTCGGAGACGGGGCCGTCGGAGAGCGAGTAA